One Bacteroidales bacterium DNA window includes the following coding sequences:
- the infA gene encoding translation initiation factor IF-1 has product MTKQLTIEQDGIVKESLGNAIFRVELENGHVITAHISGKMRMHYIKILPGDKVKVAMSPYDLTKGRITYRYK; this is encoded by the coding sequence ATGACAAAACAGCTAACGATCGAACAGGATGGCATCGTTAAGGAATCTCTTGGTAATGCTATATTCCGCGTTGAACTGGAAAATGGGCACGTGATCACGGCTCATATTTCAGGTAAAATGCGCATGCATTACATCAAGATCCTTCCGGGCGATAAGGTGAAAGTGGCCATGTCACCCTATGACCTGACCAAGGGAAGAATTACCTACAGGTACAAGTAG
- the map gene encoding type I methionyl aminopeptidase, giving the protein MMIKTEEEIIRIRNSSLIVGKALAEVARYIRPGVTTRELDRIAEEFIRDQGAIPAFKGYEGYPATLCVSVNDQVVHGIPGKRELKDGDIVSIDCGVVQDDFYGDSAYTFAVGEVPEEWLLLMKQTRESLYKGIEMAVAGKRVGDIGFAVQSWVEQFGYSVVRDLVGHGIGRNLHEKPEIPNYGKRGTGMKLTEGMTICIEPMINLGTRTVVQERDGWTIRTADGKPSAHYEHEVVVRKDSCEILSTFDYIEEVINGK; this is encoded by the coding sequence ATGATGATCAAAACAGAAGAAGAGATCATTCGGATCAGAAACAGTTCTTTGATAGTTGGTAAAGCACTGGCAGAGGTGGCAAGGTACATCCGGCCGGGAGTGACGACACGGGAGCTGGACCGAATCGCCGAGGAATTTATCCGCGACCAGGGAGCTATTCCCGCATTCAAAGGGTACGAAGGTTATCCGGCTACCCTCTGCGTGTCGGTGAATGACCAGGTCGTTCATGGGATCCCCGGGAAGAGGGAGCTTAAGGACGGTGACATCGTTTCAATTGACTGTGGCGTTGTTCAGGATGATTTTTACGGTGATTCAGCCTATACCTTCGCTGTCGGGGAAGTTCCGGAAGAATGGCTCCTTTTGATGAAACAAACCAGGGAATCCCTGTACAAGGGGATCGAAATGGCAGTGGCCGGAAAACGGGTTGGGGATATTGGTTTTGCAGTTCAAAGCTGGGTGGAGCAGTTTGGATACAGTGTCGTCAGGGATCTGGTGGGACATGGCATCGGAAGAAATCTGCACGAAAAACCGGAAATACCCAATTATGGAAAACGGGGGACCGGCATGAAACTGACCGAAGGAATGACCATCTGTATCGAACCCATGATCAACCTGGGAACACGGACAGTGGTGCAGGAACGAGATGGATGGACGATCCGGACGGCCGACGGGAAACCCTCTGCTCATTATGAACATGAAGTGGTCGTGAGAAAGGATTCGTGCGAAATACTCTCTACGTTCGACTATATTGAAGAAGTAATCAATGGTAAATAA